The genome window TGGGATTGGTTACCGGTTAGTTGCCTTTTGAGATTGTAGCCAGTTTTCAAATTCAAGAAGCGCTTCGTATTGATCAGCCGTTTTGCTGCGCGACAGAAAATCGGTGAGGATTTTGCCGGTTAAAATCGGTAAAGCGAGGCTCGATTCCGCTTCGACATACGCATCGCCTTGTCGGTGATAAATCGTCAACGCTTGTTCATCATAAACCCAGACTTCAGGAATTTCCAAAGCCGCATAAATCGGCAGTTTCGATAGCGATTCGTGGTGAATATCTATTTCAACGGCAATGTCGGGCGTCGGGTCTGTGCTGAAATCGAGATGAATTTTATTGCCGATGAGATTGGCGCGTTCAACATAAAAACAGGCATCCGGTTCCAGCCCTTTTCGCTTTTTCGCTTTCTTCATGGTCATCGAACCGAAGAAAAGAATTTTAATTCGCAGGTAGAAACTTACTCTATCCACCAGCCGCTTCATAAATTCCGCATAGCTTTCGTGTTCCGATGACACCGTCATAATCTGCAAGACTCCTTGGTTATATGCCGTGCGTATGCCGCGATTTTCACCGATTGCTTCAAGCAAATCCTGATAGGTTTCCCAAGGAATGTCGTAGAGCGTTAAAACGCCGTTCGTAGGTAATTTTTCGATTACTTCATAATAGTTAGCCGTTTCCACAATCATAGCTTTTCTCCGATGGTTAATGCTTATCCGAAATGCTATCACTTCTCAAAAGAAACGTCATTAATTTGAGGTTTATACAAAACGAATTTGCGCGCTTCATCCATCCACACCGGAACGAGCCAGGCAGGGGCTTGTGATTTATCTTGCAGGAATTTTAATTCGGGGCGGGCTTGCGCTTCGCGAATGCCGAATGCCAGATAGTCAATTTGATTTTCGCTCAACCAGGTTTTTAATTCATCGAGCGATTTCACGGTCGGAAAGAATATCCATTCGCCGCGTGTGAAAAAGGCGAGATGCGGTTTGCGCGCCAGGATGCGCGGATGCGCGACACCTTCACTTTTAATGAACCCGCTTGCCGCAGGGATTTCCGTCGGATGGC of Acidobacteriota bacterium contains these proteins:
- a CDS encoding Uma2 family endonuclease → MIVETANYYEVIEKLPTNGVLTLYDIPWETYQDLLEAIGENRGIRTAYNQGVLQIMTVSSEHESYAEFMKRLVDRVSFYLRIKILFFGSMTMKKAKKRKGLEPDACFYVERANLIGNKIHLDFSTDPTPDIAVEIDIHHESLSKLPIYAALEIPEVWVYDEQALTIYHRQGDAYVEAESSLALPILTGKILTDFLSRSKTADQYEALLEFENWLQSQKATNR